From a single Miscanthus floridulus cultivar M001 chromosome 8, ASM1932011v1, whole genome shotgun sequence genomic region:
- the LOC136477182 gene encoding NADH-ubiquinone oxidoreductase 20.9 kDa subunit-like yields MNTDITASTKPEYPVVDRNPAFTKVVGNFSALDYMRLSTISAISVTVGYLSGIKPGIRGPSMVTGGLIGVMGGFMYAYQNSAGRLMGFFPNEAEVARYKYKL; encoded by the exons ATGAACACGGACATCACCGCGTCGACGAAGCCGGAGTACCCGGTGGTGGATCGGAACCCGGCCTTCACCAAGGTGGTCGGCAACTTCTCCGCGCTCGACTACATGCGCCTCTCCACTATCTCCGCCATCTCCGTCACCGTTGGCTACCTCTCCG GGATCAAGCCGGGGATCCGGGGCCCGTCGATGGTCACGGGCGGGCTCATCGGGGTCATGGGAGGGTTCATGTACGCCTACCAGAACTCCGCCGGGCGCCTAATGGGATTCTTCCCCAACGAAGCCGAGGTCGCGCGCTACAAGTACAAGCTGTAG